The Deferribacterota bacterium genome window below encodes:
- a CDS encoding helix-turn-helix domain-containing protein has translation MPIFQHPDDDYSSFRLFTSQLVVNGNVKQMDIVRAFNVSVISVKRWVKKYRENGAEAFFL, from the coding sequence ATGCCCATATTTCAACATCCTGATGATGATTATTCAAGTTTTCGATTGTTTACAAGTCAATTAGTGGTAAATGGCAATGTCAAGCAAATGGATATAGTCAGGGCATTTAATGTCAGTGTAATAAGTGTAAAGCGTTGGGTAAAGAAATACCGTGAAAATGGAGCAGAGGCTTTTTTTTTATAA